tagaccttttttttaatgtgagccTTACTGAAGTAGTTTACCATTTGAGTGCATATGTGTTGGCTTTTCTTTACCAATAAAAGGTTAAATTTTACAACTGTCTCCTTGATGGTTCTACAAGCTTTTTAAACACTATACTAGGGATAAGctagtacaccactatctgtatctgttcacccatctaaattatctgtattcGTAGCTGTACTATAGTGGGAGGaacataaaccggaagtgggtgtggttgaaccagaaatgggtggggcttaaatctgttcattttaagtctgaaattgacgtggattgatcagaagttgctatagttattattattcaggTATGTGTGTACTGtctgtaagtgatctgtaagacttaagTATTTTTTAATGGTGTGCGTGAAGTTggcgattcatgcaaacatccagtgatggcaaacagggaaataatctgtcagccttgttcattgtagttttctcaaaagcaacgCAACGAGCAAAgctttccaactgactttatacagtatcaccagccaaattagaagcaagtagacaaaaaaaaaaaaacaccggcagtgactgacgcaacacgaGTCAGTttcagctctgtcttgtcaaatgcaccgtgtacataacgaaacaagtttatcAAGTAACTTTGGATACGAGCTGAAatgaggaaaactttttttttttttttttttttttttaatgtccggAGTGGATGCAGAGACCAACACTATACGAGCTGTTTTCAACTGTCTTGTACTCCTcgctctggctgtagggagtctgtccAGGGAGGAGCTGTCGctgtgtgactggccagtcacagagcgtgaagagtgaatacataagtagttaccctatgaggattttccttcatcacaattatggataatgacgagctgtactcgtttcatgcgtTATCAGTAACTGATActtgtctaaaacgagtatccggctcatccctatgCTATACGGTTGTATAGCAGCCTTTGGAAAAGTCGGAACAACCTTCCCACTTTCTTGACTCaatacacacaaaacacatcaacTGCAAAATAGAATATTTTAATTCACAATAAATTAATTCTTAACAGCTCACATTTATGAGaagacaggaaaaaaataaatgtctccAATAGaatatatacttttttgtaGCTCTCCATGATAATCAGATAAAGCCCAATAAAGACATTGTATTGCATTTAATAAATATGTGCCAGCTTTGTTTGTACAGTGGTCTCACATTGTATACAGTTAATCTTCTGACACGGAGCACGGCAATCCACGAACAACACTGGCCTGTTTCAGAGAAAAGTACGGGACCACTTAAAGCAGTGATAATAAAACACTTACGGTTTAACTGATTGGCATCCATTAAATGTTTGTTACCCATGGATAGAATTTTGGCTAGTTGTGTTCGGCACTTGAACCCGATGCCTGAaccccaaccccccacccctttattttattttatagtacACATTTGGTAAAAGCCTGCCATGAGAAAATCTTCACAAACCAAAATGAGAAAGTTAGCACTGAACTGACCCTCTAAAATGCAAAAGGTTTACCTCAAAGCAAGATCAGTCATCACACAACAATCCTAACATTCGCGGACCCTTAGTTTTGTTCATTGCACAATCTGGTAATCCACTTGATCTGAGCACAAAAGTGAGTCTGAGCACCAAAATGCAAGTAGGCAAAAAGCTGAAcggaaaacaaaatgtgaaacaTGTTTGCTCTGGATTTCATGAGATGTGTAAGTCTTTTTTAACAGAATTTAGATTGCTTAGGCTATTCTGCAAGGTAGGTGCCAAACAGCCTTCAGTAGACATTAAGCCTTAATGGTTATTGACTGATGCATCAGGAACTACACAAGCCACTTGGACACACCCCAACACTCATCAATCTTCTTGCTTTTCAGTGTTACCCTATCTGAAACCCAATAATTGAGGGGGTATGTTAAGACTGTGAGATTGAATTGTCATTGGTTGTCGTATCCCTGAAAAAATAGCAacatttaaggcaaaataacaTCCTGAAGCAGTATCAATGAAGGTACATTCACGAGGTGAACAATAAcacttggaaaataaatttactGGCCTCTTAATTCCATCTCACTGACATAGAAAGGAGCAACTACTTAAAACCTCTCTGCACTCATCTGTTACTGCATCGTcatcaatgttgtttttttgtgtggtcTTATCTTTAAAAGAACCTGAACAGGCATGTTTGCTGATTACTTATTTTCTATAAGCGTCTGCACTTTGTGGACTAAGTCTCGGGCCATCATCAGGACCTGGGGGACGTCGTGGCGTTCTGCCATTTCTGTGAaggcatacaaaaaaataaattcaaaacatGTCACACGTGAGGCGTAGGAGGGTTTTCGatcttttgagttcagctcatgaaaaatgagagTAAAATGTATTCTGTAGTTCATGGTTCTGCCTCAACAATGTTAACACTTTTCAATACTAAAATATTACCGTTGAAGAACTTGATGATGTCCGTGAAGTCCATGTTGTTTTCCAAGATGATATCTCTGTACATCTCCACCAGCGCCAATGCGATGAAGAGCACAAAATGCTCAGAGGTTGTGTATGCCGCCGCCCAGATGGTTTCCCAAACGGAGAAAACATCATCGTAGACCATTTCTGAAAGCACAAACGTGTCACTTTACATCTGGAAGCAGCATGTAGAGTGTTTAATGCGCTTATGTGATCACCTCTTTTAAAGTCCAGCAGGAACCAGCGGTAGCAGAAGTAGAAGTGGGTGTAGTCACCATTCTGCTGCATCAGTTCAAACAGCTCAGAGTCCAGGATCTAGTTTGGTTGAACACAAATAACTAACACAATACTTggaagtactgtatgtgcatgagTGCATACCTGAATAAGAGAGCGCATGTTGGCAAAGTGTGAATCCATGGCGCCCCCATGAGGAAAATTCTGGTTCATCCTTTTCATCAGTTCAGTGAAGCAACTGAACGCCATCACCTCTGTGAAGCCAACACAAGTTTACTTTCTGCACAGGTAAGgattttctacaaaaaaaaaatgcactgtaGTTGGTAGGaaacatacacatttttacaattacTAAGTTTTCCAAACTAACTAGTTACGACAAAGTATTATAGAATTTTGTACGATTTCCATCTTAATTCTCAGGAAAACACAGGGACGGTACTGACCATCATCCAGAATAACCAGCAGGGGAGCCAGTATATCGCACATTCCCTGGACATAACCTGTTTCCAGATGTTGCCACACATAGCTATAAAGATAAAGCAATGAATTAAATTCCAACATATTCCAAAGGACCCTCTGTGTTTCCAGTGATATTACCTGCACATGATGTTCCTCAGCTTCTCCAGGTTTTCGGGAGTGAAATACCAGTATGTTCTGTCACACCGTCGAACATCTTTGTCAATGCGATGCAAGTTGATCATGTACATATCCAGTGTTTCTTGCTGCCAAACAGATAAGAGAAGTCAGCGTGTTCAGGTTAAAGCTTAAGTACAGTGGAGCCTCTTATCCTTACAGAGTAGGCTTGGTGTGACAAGGATACGTCAGATTTGGACTCTCCTCCAGCCTCTGCAGTTTCCGGTGCAGCAAACACATTTTCGGTTTCGGGCTCATCTTCAGACAGTCCCAAGTCAGTGCCTTCAGGACTGGTGTTACAAGCAGTGTCCAGATGGTGGTCCATGACAAGGTCTTCGGGTGCTGTCTTCCCTCTCCGAGGCAGTGAGACGGGAGGGGCAGCAAGGGCAGTCAACGGCTTAATGTTCATTTCCTCCAGGTTCAAGCAGGTCACCCCAGCAGGGATGTCCTCCATCTCCAAGGCAGAGGGAGAGTCGTCTGAGTCCGGGGACTGCCGGGTGTGGGAGGACAGGGAAAGGCTCCCGCGGGATGCAGACTGAAGAGCGTTGAGTACTTGCCTGACAGGTGAGTTTGAGCCAGGTTTCTCAAATGGGATCTCTGCCACCTTTTTGGCTTCACACACAGTATCTATTAACTCCATTGACACTGCTTTTGCTTCTCGTTGTTCTGAATACTCTGGATCAGTTCCCATTTGTGGAATTTCATCTGGGGTTAACATACAAACAGACTCAGTTTCCTGAACTTTTGTATTTTGTGCTTGAGTCAAAGCTTGCCCCAGTGGAGGTGCTTGGAAATATTCATTTTGAATCTCAGTTTCCAGCTTGATGACATTGGTGTTCTCTGGGAGAGAGCTCACATCCTTTgtatttatactgtttataaCACTGGATTGCCCATTAGCATTTTCAGACGTCTCAACTTCAGAGCTGTCTGGCTTCATTGTGATTCCAGAATTCTCACCCACATCACTTTCTGTCTCCATCCTCTCATTCCCCAAGAGAATATCCTTGGCAGTCAAGTCTAATATCTTTTCTCTAGCTGGCAGTGATTCATTTTCAGATTCCATGTTTAAGACGTCTGACTGCTGAGAGGTTGTAGATGCAGTAGCTAGCTTGGTTGAACCTAGAGGGGGGGGTAGGTTACTGGAGCCAACAGGACCAGCTGGGATGTCCTTTATTGGACTGTTGTGCTGCttttgactttcttcaggcCTCGTCTCCATCGGATCCCCAGCATCGACCGATACAAATACCTGAAGAACCAACGAAATTGAGtgaccaaaacaaaaaagtgactGAGTTGATGTATCGTACAACCAATGATACAGGCTAGCATCTCAGCAACAAGTCCAGATTCTCCAATATATTCCTGTGTGATTTGAACCAAAAATGGGAGTGGATCTTACTTGTGCACTACTGCTGGAGTCGCTCTGTGACTGCACATTCTGCTGATCTGAGTTGCTGCTTAGTGATGACTGAATGGGAAAgaatacaaaagaaaaagcagaactAAGTCTAGTTTGGTCCTAACACTATAAATACTTAAGTTCTCTTTTTACTCTTGTTACATAATATACTAAAAGGTAGACTTGCGTCTGTGCTGATGGTAGAGTCCCGCTCGATAGGCCCCCTCTCAACGCTGGCGCCCGACGAACACCTAGCAAGGGCCTCGGCGTGTTTCTCTTGCTCCCTCTGGCGCACGATTGCCTCGCAACCTTGCCACTCCTTCATGTTCTGCTCGTACACGGCGCCCATCCGTTCATCAATCTGAAACAAGTGCACGTCAATAAAAACGTCAATATAACACCAAGCGTGGATGTCTTGTTGACAAAATACACTAACAGAAGTCAAAAGGTACATATGCACAATCTCATAGGTTTTTGTCTGTTAAGATGTGATTACTAGTTAGTTAATGTAATTATGATATAGTGTTGGAGAACTGCTACATGGAGAGTACTTATAATCCTCTCAATtcgttaatgtaaaaaaacaaaagataaaATATTTAACATATACTTCTATAGTATGCTTACGTGTAATTTAAGGCTCATTATGAGGTCAAGCAAATGTCAATAAAAGCCATAAATGTTTATGTACGAATGCACGACATGAAACTACATTAAGAAAATAACATCCAgtatttaaatataattatatactattttaaatgtaatacaAAAAATTAGAATTGTTCAGTATGATGGggtgcatgttaaaaaaaataaaaataaaaatacattaaattaaaaattaaatatacatACAATTGTATACTATGTTACAGTTACGATGTAATTAGAAACAGCTCAGTATGATgtgcagttaaaaaaatatacataagatACATACGTTAAATATGTTGTAAATATAATTACTATATTGTCATATtctaatattaggaaaaaagttagttaaaatgttttatacaAAAGCTGATGTATATAATGCTTttgcaggttaaaaaaaaaatacaatagatGAAATACTGACAAATACATAGAAAATCATAGTGTTAAAATATATAGTTGATCTACAATGATATAATGTAGTCTAAAATATACTACTAcagtacaaccacaataataaacctaTTGTGGGCTTAGTGTCCATGAACAGTGCTATACAAATACCTCCATCCTGCACTTCTCACTCATTGTAAACTGGTAGTGTCCCAACAGGAAGGGCCAGACCTCCTTGCGTAGTGAAGGTGCCACACCACCAAAATACACAAGCCTGTGTATCTCATGTTCCTCATAGGCCTGAACAGGGTATTATCGTTAAAAAGCTTAATATAGGGAGGCATGCCAATATTTAAGTAGTGTGACTATTACAGAGCTGTCCTGGAGGAACTCGGCCCAGACGTCCGCAGAGAGGCCTCCTTGTGCATCCGAGGGCACATCAGGAACGACGATAGTGGTGTTGACCAGAGCGGAGAGGTGTGTGCGAACTGTAGACAGATGGCGGCAGTATGCCAGCCCTGTAGTGgaaagataagataagataagacaaGACAGTGAAAGagagttttgttttattcattcattcaagtgAACCATTGGCTGAATTTGCACTCACATCCGTAGAAAGCCCGTGAGATGATCTGGTACTTCATGGTGTCACAAAGGAGTTTTAGAGGAGCCCTGGTAGGGGTTTCGTCGGTGAGATCTATCCTGAATAAACTGAAGATATAACACTGAAATACCTTTCTTGATTGCAACCATTTGGCAGAGAGCCGTCGGATGATCCATTCTGTGAGCAAGAGGAGCAGGATGACTTCCTGGGGGTTGGTTGCCACATGGTCATACCCTGGTCCATCAGCTCTAGAGCCACTGCACACAATGACATACTcccttaaaaaaacaagcataaagGTGTATCTCTTCTAATAACCCCTGATGACCTACTTAACTCCATTTGATTGCCAGGAAAGAGGATCCGAAACACGTAATCGGTTGCTTCATCATCCTCTTTATCAGACACCGAGTCACATGAACCATGCGGGCTCCTCCTTCGCAATTTGGGGAAAACCTTTCCCTAGGaatgagaaagaaaaacactccAGAACGCCAGGTAGAAAAGTCAGAGGAAGCATCCTTTATTCATGCTGACCTTTCCTCTCTGATTCCAGAGCGGCGGGTCCAGTTGGCCGTGAGGTAGCAGGCCCGTCTCCAGGCAGGTGAGAAACTGGAGCAAGTGCCCCCCCTTGGGGAAATGTAATGGGGGTCTCTGGATGCCGTCCTGGCTCACCAAAACCACTGTTCCACCGCtgttcactgataatgttttcaaAGCTTATAAATTAACCTTTATAAGAGGTCCTTAAAATTCACTCCGACAGCCAAAAATGTACGTTTCCGGACATGcagtaaaaatatttaaaaaatacaaagagcTCAGAAGTAGATTACCTTGCTGATGACAGTGGAGATACACAATATCCTCCAAGCGAATTGTCATGGCATAGTCCCAGTAGACACTGCAAGAAATATGAAGACAATGGGGACAAGTTTCTGGCTTGAACAGACTAGCTTGTGTTGAGCTGACCTCCTCTCAGAGTCCAACTCCCCGACATTGCCATTCATCAGCTGATTGGGTGTCCACTTGAGTGTCATCAGATCTGCAGTTTGATGTAGAGACAGGTAGCCTGGGATTGCCTCCATGTCGTCTCTCTGCATGGAGACATGAAAACTCACAAATCAATCCATCATTACTAAAAATGTTGATAGATATTTCACATTAGCTTAGTACAGCTAATGtacaacagtacagtacaactATAACATACATACCGGCTGCACCAGAACATTGTTCTTGCCGAACAGCAAAGTGGCTCTCGAGTTTTGGTGGAGTGATTCCACATATTCCCTTGCCCACACCAAAGGGCGATCATCCATGCTGCCACTAGACTGTCTCTTTTGGATCTGTCAGGGGTATCAGACGCCCATAAGGATTAGTCACTACTCAGTGTTGTGCAGTCAGCTGGCCCTTGTCACATACACATTAtaagcaatggggctgtttctgtagccaatcagatttcagatacACCCACAACAATAGCAGCATttttccgtcctctgattggttgatcaaagCAAAGCAGTTCGACAAGGCAAGCTACGGCCACGATGTCTTGACTGAGGAAGAGAAATTGACTTcgctggtgagtagatgtattttacttaaaaggttTTTGACTTAAAAGTTGTCTGAACCCTTAATCACTGAGCTGTTGAATTTACTttacttgttacatttggctgagcgtaGTTTACATGCACCGTCAGGTGTATTGGTTACTATTCTGACATAAGGGGACTCGCGTTATCGATACAATGGTGGAGTTCCCCTGTAATTTTCTGAATGGCGCAATGATAACGATGTTTGCGCTCCACATAGACGACCAAGGTTCAAAACCCATGGTGTTCTCACCCATACTTGCTCTCAGTGCCACACTGAAGgtccaggtaccaaatgcactgccCGCCACTGTCATTACTTGTAAATTAGGCCACcataaaggtcccctattatgcaaaatggactttttaatgatgttcattAAAACAAGTTTAATGGCTTTTTAATGATGAAGTAACActaatgtgtccctagagcctgtttatcaGCACCAAAAGGAGAAAAAGCAAATTTTATCTATCATCTACCTCACTTGTTTGAGCTACTTTTGAGAGAAAAGCCGCTCACATGGTGTCTTTTGAAGCTCTAGGTTTTCATGACATCAAGAAGGAAAAGccaccttcctcatggacatgatattgCCAATGACCCACCCCTAGCTAGACGAGCCCACCCATACGCCCACCtcgtataatttaaaaaaacaagaagcttccctacacatcttaaaataaagtctgGAAGACAATCAGccacagacatgggagctgtaagtttgatcattttgtttttcttcagcgagtAGGCTGAGCTATCGCAATGCTGCTGTTAAAATTTGACTAAGCACTGCAGTTCATATagcaaatacagggaagaaacctaaggtgaAGCGACCGTGAGCGTGCCTTCTGAGCTTAGTTAACGtttgagtgcacactgagttggctcatggtgcctgccagtttctttttgtcagcatgtcgccagtaATATAATGTTGGCGAAACATTtgttatacaccatgactttctacagcctgtgtaatgtctttaatgttagTGTGTAAGTGTATTTCGggttttttatttctgctagCACTAGCCATCAGAAAATCATTCAATATACTTTTATGCCCTGCAGAATGAACGGATGAATTTGACGGCCAAGATggagtattatacagtatgtccaaacTCAGCCtttttggagacacacacttggGCAAACACACCTCATTAGCATGAAAGCTACAAGCACAAAACGGTGTGTTCACGGTAGGCCTTGATAAAAGCTCTTTTAAGCTGTCTAAATTCCTGAATCAAAGCTATATTTTGGCCAACACTCTTACAATACACTATTATGGGACCtccaatatgtttttaaaattggGGTAAAATACTCGGTTCGGTTAAGAGCCGTGTGTGAAGTGGTTGGATGAGAacacctccaagtccaagtgCATGGTTCTTGCTCAGAATGGGTGGAGCACCATCTCCGGGTTGGAgcagtttaagtacctcagggacttgttcacgagtgagggaaagatGCAATTTGAGAttgacaggcagattggtgaggcatctgcagtgatgcggacccTGCATCGGTctattgtggtgaagagggagctgagccgaaaggcaaagctctcaatttaccgactgatctacgttcctatcctcacctatggtcataagcTTTGGGTCGTGCTCGAAAGGACAatattgcgggtacaagcggcagaaatgagtttcctctgtagggtggctgggtttTCCCTTAGatataaggtgagaagcactgtcatccgggagaaacccGGAGTAGAACCActctcctccacattgagaggaaccagatgagaTGGCTTGGGCATCGGTCAGGATGTCTCCCGGACGCCTCGctagggaggtgttcagggctcGTCCGACcgataggaggcctcggggaacgACCTAGGACAACGGCGCAGGATCTGCGAGGAGGaaatctggaggacaggaaagTCTGGGATTCTCTGCTTAGGGTGCTGCCCCCACAGTCTGACCTCAGAACTCAGACCTTCATCTTATCTGACCTCAGATAagatgaagatggatggatgggaaaaatactataataaagTATGTGACCTTTGCTGCCCCTCTTCagctccaaattacactttttttaaaccaaaaaatataagaacagcACCACCGGCTAGCAAGTGTTACCAACAGTGGTTTAACATACAAGGCATGTGCACATGCACAAAATCAGTCTGGGAGAGGTGAGCAACAATTTGCAATCATTGTGTGGTtacgataggctatacattAAATGATAACTAACATTAGTAGGTAAACTTTGCCTGaatcactatcattagctgacaacaataATTAGTGCATTTGCAGTgttggagcaggaagagggcttgatataatgcttgcagcacaTTCGAAGTTTAGTGCccccatgcagtacctaaccaagggagacagcacctttaatggGAGTGCCTAACTAACCAGAGCCGGTCTTCTTGAGGGAGAGTCTTGCCTACAGTGGCCGCTGTGGATGCGGTGCCTCTGTACCAGCTCGTCAGCAGATGGGTCCGTCCAGAAATGGTCTGCGGTCTTGACTTTGGTGTACTCCAAAGCACAAGGACCAACTGTAGGGAAGGGTCATAGAATGTAAACGgcaaaaactacacaaaaaaatagaaatgacaGTTAATACAGAGATTGCTGAGAATCATGTTGCTGCAGGTGTGCCATTACCCAATAGAGATGCAAGAATCGGCCCATCCACAGGATCCATCAGCATGGCttctttctcataaaatgtactGCGGGAAACATTGAAGAAACATGGCGTATAGATCTGTAGCCAATGACTAACACATACATTATAATGTAAAAGTATTTAAATCGACGATACCTGCAGTTCTCTACTAAATACAAGACAATCTTGTCCAGCAGCTTCTCCAGCAGAGCGGTTCGTATCCACAAGTGTTTGAGAGCCTGAGGGGGGAGATTGTTCAATTTGGACTGCCGACTGCGCTCATTGCTCTGTGaagagttgttttgtttgctggAAAACAGAATTATACACCACATCTATTAATAATGTTATTATACTCATCACAGGACAGGGTGTGTCAGGATGCATTACTGTGGTGCCTCTCAAGTCCAATCCCTCTAAAGGCGCACAATTCTGAATTTAACAAAAGTCCTCTGGAAAAATATGCCACACTACAACATGCTAGACACTAGACCCTGCAGTGGCTTGTCATCCATTCTTTAGTGCAGTAAATTGAGGGAAAAGAATGACTAGAATTGCATTTTCACCTGTTTTCTATAAGATGCTCCAGCTCTTGG
This Dunckerocampus dactyliophorus isolate RoL2022-P2 chromosome 17, RoL_Ddac_1.1, whole genome shotgun sequence DNA region includes the following protein-coding sequences:
- the sgsm1b gene encoding small G protein signaling modulator 1 isoform X1, which translates into the protein MGEAETRQKLLRNVKKEVKQIMEEAVTRKFVHADSSHIISFCAVVEACVLHGLKRRIAGLLCSNKVAALFMKVAKSFSPAEQLCHKVQELEHLIENSKQNNSSQSNERSRQSKLNNLPPQALKHLWIRTALLEKLLDKIVLYLVENCSTFYEKEAMLMDPVDGPILASLLVGPCALEYTKVKTADHFWTDPSADELVQRHRIHSGHCRQDSPSRRPALIQKRQSSGSMDDRPLVWAREYVESLHQNSRATLLFGKNNVLVQPRDDMEAIPGYLSLHQTADLMTLKWTPNQLMNGNVGELDSERSVYWDYAMTIRLEDIVYLHCHQQVNSGGTVVLVSQDGIQRPPLHFPKGGHLLQFLTCLETGLLPHGQLDPPLWNQRGKGKVFPKLRRRSPHGSCDSVSDKEDDEATDYVFRILFPGNQMELMALELMDQGMTMWQPTPRKSSCSSCSQNGSSDGSLPNGCNQERAPLKLLCDTMKYQIISRAFYGWLAYCRHLSTVRTHLSALVNTTIVVPDVPSDAQGGLSADVWAEFLQDSSAYEEHEIHRLVYFGGVAPSLRKEVWPFLLGHYQFTMSEKCRMEIDERMGAVYEQNMKEWQGCEAIVRQREQEKHAEALARCSSGASVERGPIERDSTISTDSSLSSNSDQQNVQSQSDSSSSAQVFVSVDAGDPMETRPEESQKQHNSPIKDIPAGPVGSSNLPPPLGSTKLATASTTSQQSDVLNMESENESLPAREKILDLTAKDILLGNERMETESDVGENSGITMKPDSSEVETSENANGQSSVINSINTKDVSSLPENTNVIKLETEIQNEYFQAPPLGQALTQAQNTKVQETESVCMLTPDEIPQMGTDPEYSEQREAKAVSMELIDTVCEAKKVAEIPFEKPGSNSPVRQVLNALQSASRGSLSLSSHTRQSPDSDDSPSALEMEDIPAGVTCLNLEEMNIKPLTALAAPPVSLPRRGKTAPEDLVMDHHLDTACNTSPEGTDLGLSEDEPETENVFAAPETAEAGGESKSDVSLSHQAYSQETLDMYMINLHRIDKDVRRCDRTYWYFTPENLEKLRNIMCSYVWQHLETGYVQGMCDILAPLLVILDDEVMAFSCFTELMKRMNQNFPHGGAMDSHFANMRSLIQILDSELFELMQQNGDYTHFYFCYRWFLLDFKREMVYDDVFSVWETIWAAAYTTSEHFVLFIALALVEMYRDIILENNMDFTDIIKFFNEMAERHDVPQVLMMARDLVHKVQTLIENK
- the sgsm1b gene encoding small G protein signaling modulator 1 isoform X2, with translation MDDRPLVWAREYVESLHQNSRATLLFGKNNVLVQPRDDMEAIPGYLSLHQTADLMTLKWTPNQLMNGNVGELDSERSVYWDYAMTIRLEDIVYLHCHQQVNSGGTVVLVSQDGIQRPPLHFPKGGHLLQFLTCLETGLLPHGQLDPPLWNQRGKGKVFPKLRRRSPHGSCDSVSDKEDDEATDYVFRILFPGNQMELMALELMDQGMTMWQPTPRKSSCSSCSQNGSSDGSLPNGCNQERAPLKLLCDTMKYQIISRAFYGWLAYCRHLSTVRTHLSALVNTTIVVPDVPSDAQGGLSADVWAEFLQDSSAYEEHEIHRLVYFGGVAPSLRKEVWPFLLGHYQFTMSEKCRMEIDERMGAVYEQNMKEWQGCEAIVRQREQEKHAEALARCSSGASVERGPIERDSTISTDSSLSSNSDQQNVQSQSDSSSSAQVFVSVDAGDPMETRPEESQKQHNSPIKDIPAGPVGSSNLPPPLGSTKLATASTTSQQSDVLNMESENESLPAREKILDLTAKDILLGNERMETESDVGENSGITMKPDSSEVETSENANGQSSVINSINTKDVSSLPENTNVIKLETEIQNEYFQAPPLGQALTQAQNTKVQETESVCMLTPDEIPQMGTDPEYSEQREAKAVSMELIDTVCEAKKVAEIPFEKPGSNSPVRQVLNALQSASRGSLSLSSHTRQSPDSDDSPSALEMEDIPAGVTCLNLEEMNIKPLTALAAPPVSLPRRGKTAPEDLVMDHHLDTACNTSPEGTDLGLSEDEPETENVFAAPETAEAGGESKSDVSLSHQAYSQETLDMYMINLHRIDKDVRRCDRTYWYFTPENLEKLRNIMCSYVWQHLETGYVQGMCDILAPLLVILDDEVMAFSCFTELMKRMNQNFPHGGAMDSHFANMRSLIQILDSELFELMQQNGDYTHFYFCYRWFLLDFKREMVYDDVFSVWETIWAAAYTTSEHFVLFIALALVEMYRDIILENNMDFTDIIKFFNEMAERHDVPQVLMMARDLVHKVQTLIENK